The Seriola aureovittata isolate HTS-2021-v1 ecotype China chromosome 3, ASM2101889v1, whole genome shotgun sequence genome includes a region encoding these proteins:
- the elf2b gene encoding ETS-related transcription factor Elf-2b isoform X2, which yields MTSVVLVDTGGTVVEYVTAEEDPQQEGEYEVDLELEGEVEGECEAEEAYEEVHDREQAEDYPAVIVEEVPGASLIEEQSYSAQVLVYDDEAYLMQEVGDEQEVETEGDVVEASVHGTSVHCSDKTIEAAEALLRMDSPSSLREDRSPEAFIPPCVATPDFLHAAMRPDMIAETEVEISTEDCCEEEDEEMVTLLEDPEPEPDHGPVRKRKAGRKPKTHQSALSNGSPDLGIKKKPREGKAGSTTYLWEFLLDLLQDKNTCPRYIKWTQREKGIFKLVDSKAVSKLWGKHKNKPDMNYETMGRALRYYYQRGILAKVEGQRLVYQFKEMPKNIVIIDDDKADMTAADDLIGSDTAASYERVPPPPDMLLQVTELSSPKKPNILRSGNRTNIVQAPVATGSKMVAAGVPRIVAVSGAPDESQTQQSHTAIIPTATGPRTVRVAMQVPVVMTTSLGQKISTVAVQQPAGTTGAAGHTTLLTNTPTIGAAAGNTNSQQKVVIQTIPTMVPATAENGDKITVQLAKIITIPAHQLAQCQLQTSTGTNKPGVGASAGGISLLGSPLTVRALTPVSVAPGTQVMRLTVPTQAQQQTLMVSQPGSIGSGAGVVTVSTANQTLTAQPRIISGVINGSELVIGAPATTGVAVEKLKAMGVQVQAVQMPMAVQQNQVNPKTVQNVQSEDAEVVIKLETPDVTIKTEEPEC from the exons ATGACCTCAGTGGTGCTGGTCGACACTGGTGGGACAGTGGTGGAGTATGTCACAGCGGAAGAGGACCCCCAGCAG GAGGGAGAGTATGAGGTGGATCTGGAGCTGGAAGGAGAGGTGGAAGGCGAGTGTGAAGCCGAGGAGGCCTATGAGGAGGTACATGACAGAGAGCAGGCTGAGGACTACCCAGCAGTCATAGTGGAGGAGGTACCTGGTGCGAGCCTGATCGAGGAGCAAAGTTACTCAGCCCAGGTGTTGGTGTACGATGACGAGGCGTACCTGATGCAGGAAGTGGGTGATGAGCAGGAGGTGGAGACAGAAGGGGATGTAG tggaggCTTCTGTCCATGGCACTAGTGTCCACTGCTCTGACAAGACCATTGAGGCAGCAGAGGCTTTGCTACGCATGGATTCACCGTCCAGCCTCAGAGAGGACCGTAgtccag AAGCTTTTATCCCACCATGCGTAGCAACGCCAGACTTCCTTCACGCTGCCATGCGTCCTGACATGATtgcagagacagaggtggagatATCGACAGAGGACTGCTGcgaagaggaagatgaggagatgGTCACTCTGCTGGAGGatccagaaccagaacctgacCACGGGCCTGTCAGGAAGAGGAaag CTGGACGGAAGCCAAAGACACATCAGTCAGCTCTTTCCAACGGCTCACCAGACCTTGGCATCAAGAAGAAACCAAGAGAAGGAAAAG CAGGGAGCACCACCTACCTATGGGAGTTCTTGCTGGACCTCCTCCAGGACAAGAACACCTGTCCCAGGTACATCAAgtggacacagagggagaagggCATCTTCAAACTGGTTGACTCAAAGGCCGTGTCCAAGCTTTGGGGCAAACACAAGAACAAGCCAGACATGAACTATGAGACCATGGGACGGGCACTCAG ATATTACTACCAGCGTGGCATCCTTGCCAAAGTAGAAGGCCAGCGGCTGGTTTATCAGTTCAAAGAGATGCCCAAAAACATCGTCATCATCGACGATGACAAGGCGGACATGACTGCCGCCGACGATCTGATCGGCTCGGACACTGCTGCATCCTATGAGCGTGTGCCGCCGCCGCCAGACATGCTGCTCCAGGTGACCGAGCTCTCGTCCCCCAAGAAGCCCAACATCCTGCGGAGCGGGAACAGAACCAACATTGTCCAAGCTCCTGTAGCTACTGGGAGCAAGATGGTGGCAGCAGGGGTTCCACGGATAGTGGCGGTTTCTGGAGCGCCAGATGAGAGTCAGACCCAGCAGTCTCACACAGCCATCATCCCTACTGCCACTGGGCCCAG GACAGTGCGGGTGGCTATGCAGGTACCCGTAGTCATGACAACATCACTGGGTCAGAAGATTTCTACAGTTGCTGTGCAGCAGCCGGCAGGAACAACGGGCGCAGCCGGCCACACCACCCTCCTCACCAACACTCCTACTATCGGTGCGGCTGCCGGTAACACCAACTCACAACAGAAG gTTGTGATCCAGACCATCCCCACAATGGTCCCAGCCACAGCGGAGAACGGAGACAAGATCACCGTCCAGCTGGCCAAGATCATCACAATCCCAGCCCACCAGTTAGCTCAGTGTCAGCTCCAGACCTCCACAGGCACAAACAAACCAGGCGTGGGAGCCTCCGCAGGGGGCATCAGCCTCCTCGGGAGCCCCCTGACCGTCCGGGCCCTAACTCCTGTTAGCGTTGCCCCAGGAACACAAGTGATGAGACTCACCGTCCCAACGCAGGCGCAGCAACAAACTCTGATGGTGTCGCAGCCGGGAAGCATCGGCAGCGGGGCGGGGGTGGTCACAGTatcaacagccaatcagacgtTGACAGCACAGCCTCGCATCATCAGTGGCGTCATTAATGGCTCAGAGCTGGTGATAGGAGCGCCAGCAACCACAGGAGTTGCAGTGGAGAAGCTGAAGGCAATGGGAGTCCAGGTCCAGGCGGTGCAGATGCCGATGGCAGTCCAACAGAACCAGGTGAACCCCAAAACTGTCCAAAATGTCCAATCAGAGGACGCTGAGGTGGTAATCAAACTGGAAACGCCTGATGTGACGATAAAGACAGAAGAGCCCGAGTGTTGA